The Caldilineales bacterium genome includes a region encoding these proteins:
- a CDS encoding DUF4386 domain-containing protein, translating to MNTYRKTAVIVGVLFIIGTVSGILSGVVTGPIMAEATYPLNVAASETPWIAGTLLIALMGLSLAMMPVLLYPLLKQHNHVLALGAVLFRGAIEAISYAIMVISMLLMATVSEMSLHSGAAEAASLQTLGSMLTAAKDWTEMWGALVFSIGALMIYGAFYQARLVPRWLSAWGLLGGVLYFAANLVSMFGAQHVAPDIAAGIGQLMIPLALQEMVFAVWLIVKGFNAPATADLPARKLALEV from the coding sequence ATGAACACCTACAGAAAGACGGCCGTCATCGTGGGCGTGCTGTTCATCATCGGCACGGTTTCAGGCATTCTGAGCGGCGTCGTGACCGGCCCGATCATGGCCGAGGCGACGTATCCGCTCAACGTCGCTGCGAGCGAGACCCCATGGATCGCCGGAACGCTCCTCATTGCGCTGATGGGGCTGTCGCTGGCGATGATGCCGGTGCTGCTGTACCCGCTGCTCAAGCAGCACAACCACGTCCTGGCGCTGGGCGCGGTTCTGTTCCGCGGAGCCATCGAGGCCATCTCCTACGCGATCATGGTGATCAGTATGCTGCTGATGGCGACCGTGAGCGAAATGTCGCTGCACAGCGGCGCAGCGGAGGCAGCCAGTTTGCAGACACTGGGGTCTATGCTCACCGCCGCGAAAGATTGGACCGAAATGTGGGGGGCGCTCGTGTTCAGTATCGGCGCGCTGATGATCTACGGCGCGTTCTATCAGGCCAGGCTCGTACCCCGCTGGCTGTCAGCCTGGGGACTTCTCGGCGGCGTGTTGTACTTCGCCGCCAACCTGGTCAGCATGTTCGGTGCGCAGCACGTAGCTCCAGACATCGCAGCGGGCATCGGGCAGTTGATGATCCCGCTTGCCCTGCAAGAGATGGTCTTTGCGGTCTGGCTGATCGTGAAGGGGTTCAATGCGCCGGCGACTGCCGATCTGCCTGCCAGGAAGCTGGCGTTGGAGGTTTGA
- a CDS encoding DUF4386 domain-containing protein, protein MSSTRKIAVITGVLFILATLTGPLLATPLTADLTAADTLVRFSEQTNQAAAGVLLWLISAFAGAGIAIAMYPVLKERNPGLAIGSVIFRTIEAAFYLVGKVSLLSLLTLGQQFRAAGAAERPALEAVGNLLVSVYDHAGLVAVFSFCLGAYMYYTLLFQARLIPRWLSGFGVVAITLLLTACVLALFSGNLITSYIPLAAPIAVQEIILGVWLIAKGFNPSAGAPLSAQRVTNERLSAA, encoded by the coding sequence ATGAGTTCAACTCGAAAGATCGCCGTGATCACCGGCGTGCTTTTCATCCTTGCGACCCTCACCGGCCCCTTGCTGGCGACGCCGCTGACAGCGGACCTGACCGCTGCGGACACCCTCGTCCGGTTCTCTGAACAGACGAACCAGGCGGCCGCCGGCGTGTTACTCTGGCTCATCAGCGCCTTTGCCGGCGCCGGCATCGCCATCGCGATGTATCCGGTTCTGAAAGAGCGGAATCCGGGTCTCGCCATCGGATCGGTCATCTTCAGGACGATTGAGGCCGCCTTTTACCTGGTCGGTAAAGTGAGCCTGCTGTCGCTGCTCACACTCGGCCAGCAGTTCAGGGCCGCGGGCGCCGCCGAGCGCCCGGCGCTTGAGGCTGTTGGCAACTTGTTGGTGAGCGTGTACGATCACGCCGGGCTGGTGGCCGTGTTCTCCTTCTGCCTGGGTGCATACATGTACTACACCCTGCTCTTCCAGGCGCGGCTCATTCCCCGCTGGCTGTCGGGCTTCGGCGTCGTCGCGATCACCCTGCTGCTGACGGCGTGCGTGCTGGCCTTGTTCAGCGGCAACCTGATTACCAGCTACATTCCCCTGGCGGCGCCTATCGCCGTACAGGAAATCATCCTGGGGGTCTGGCTGATCGCCAAGGGATTCAATCCCTCTGCCGGCGCTCCTCTGTCTGCGCAAAGGGTGACGAACGAGCGGTTGAGCGCGGCATAG